In Apis cerana isolate GH-2021 linkage group LG5, AcerK_1.0, whole genome shotgun sequence, a single genomic region encodes these proteins:
- the LOC107995389 gene encoding angiogenic factor with G patch and FHA domains 1 isoform X3, protein MIENNVSSESDEGEIKSDFELDFQDELCNYPHVLRFIQRMRDHIKKRNKKIAKLRNKLNEYESQKLLQKKNLVDYGTQTNPLEYEKESYLSQDWNISNDKTSTDIIQQVKEAAESALLQTGFVYEETSGLYYDYNSGYYYDAKQGLYYDGNTGTYYYYDETSGTYQFHSQALVTGNEAAARVQGKKEQKTRKAIKDEGKKRKLAKREGQSEDELEEGECSSNDSDSSSNDITPELCTSSDSDHEEDQDLAKTYPPCMRIIVKETTLLKLKVGSLFLVAYTGGSIGREGDHSVVIPDINISKQHARFLYNEDKKIYEITDLGSRNGTFLNGKRLSVAKQESDPHEVSHGSIVQVGTTKLLCHIHNGNETCGHCEPGLVQQNSNAEENKSSKKQQHKQELRRLKHKFGVEKDNVATASQVASGYQDRAQSRRKCVGSLNHHAKTQQSSMDISIAKDNRGFKLLSKMGWSEGQSLGKERDGPIEPAKR, encoded by the exons atgatagaaaataatgtatCTAGTGAAAGTGATGAAGGAGAAATAAAATCAGATTTTGAATTGGATTTTCAAGATGAACTATGTAATTATCCTCatgttttaagatttattcaaagaatgcgtgatcatattaaaaaacgaaataaaaaaattgccaaGTTACGAAATAAACTCAACGAATat gaGAGTCAGAAATTattgcagaaaaaaaatttagttgaCTATGGAACTCAAACAAATCCTTtggaatatgaaaaagaatcaTATCTTTCACAAGATTGGAATATAAGTAATGATAAAACTTCAACTGATATTATACAACAAGTTAAAGAAGCAGCTGAATCTGCTTTATTGCAAACTGGTTTTGTTTATGAAGAAACTTCtggtttatattatgattataatagtggatattattatgatgca aaacaaGGTTTATATTATGATGGTAATACAGgcacatattattattatgatgaaACTAGTGGAACATATCAGTTCCATAGTCAAGCTCTAGTAACTGGGAATGAAGCAGCTGCTCGTGTGCAAGGCAAGAAGGAGCAAAAGACTAGAAAGGCAATTaag GATGAGGGGAAAAAACGTAAACTTGCGAAAAGAGAAGGACAATCAGAAGATGAACTCGAGGAGGGTGAATGTTCAAGCAATGATAGTGACAGCAGTTCTAATGACATTACTCCAGAATTATGTACTAGTAGTGACAGTGACCATGAAGAAGATCaag ATTTAGCAAAAACTTATCCACCATGTATGAGAATCATAGTTAAGGAAACCActttactaaaattaaaagttggaAGCCTTTTTCTTGTTGCATACACGGGTGGTTCAATTGGTCGAGAAGGTGATCATTCTGTTGTTATTCCTGATATAAATATCAGTAAA caaCATGCccgttttttatataatgaagataagaaaatatatgaaatcacTGATTTGGGATCAAGAAACGGTACATTTTTAAATGGTAAAAGATTATCTGTGGCTAAACAAGAATCTGATCCTCACGAAGTTTCGCATGGTTCAATTGTGCAAGTTGGAACTACAAAATTATTGTGTCACATTCACAATGGAAATGAAACTTGTGGTCATTGTGAGCCAGGACTTGTTCAACAAAATAGTAATGCAGAAGAAAACAAATCTTCTAAAAAACAGCAACATAAACAAGAATTACGGCGGCTGAAACATAAATTTGGtgtagaaaaagataatgttGCAACTGCTAGTCAAGTAGCATCAGGATATCAAGATCGAGCGCAAAGTCGTAGAAAATGCGTTGGTTCTTTAAATCATCATGCAAAAACACAACAAAGTTCAATGGACAT TTCTATTGCAAAGGACAACAGGGGATTTAAACTTCTATCAAAAATGGGCTGGTCTGAGGGACAATCattaggaaaagaaagagatggTCCAATTGAACCG GCAAAGCGTTAA
- the LOC107995389 gene encoding angiogenic factor with G patch and FHA domains 1 isoform X2 — MIENNVSSESDEGEIKSDFELDFQDELCNYPHVLRFIQRMRDHIKKRNKKIAKLRNKLNEYESQKLLQKKNLVDYGTQTNPLEYEKESYLSQDWNISNDKTSTDIIQQVKEAAESALLQTGFVYEETSGLYYDYNSGYYYDAKQGLYYDGNTGTYYYYDETSGTYQFHSQALVTGNEAAARVQGKKEQKTRKAIKVLDDIHELINGLSNISIEKYRRQALDLAKTYPPCMRIIVKETTLLKLKVGSLFLVAYTGGSIGREGDHSVVIPDINISKQHARFLYNEDKKIYEITDLGSRNGTFLNGKRLSVAKQESDPHEVSHGSIVQVGTTKLLCHIHNGNETCGHCEPGLVQQNSNAEENKSSKKQQHKQELRRLKHKFGVEKDNVATASQVASGYQDRAQSRRKCVGSLNHHAKTQQSSMDISIAKDNRGFKLLSKMGWSEGQSLGKERDGPIEPVSLTNNPSKTGLGATSEFPTIELDSTTEKKQALWRKTQQRYKEISDHAK; from the exons atgatagaaaataatgtatCTAGTGAAAGTGATGAAGGAGAAATAAAATCAGATTTTGAATTGGATTTTCAAGATGAACTATGTAATTATCCTCatgttttaagatttattcaaagaatgcgtgatcatattaaaaaacgaaataaaaaaattgccaaGTTACGAAATAAACTCAACGAATat gaGAGTCAGAAATTattgcagaaaaaaaatttagttgaCTATGGAACTCAAACAAATCCTTtggaatatgaaaaagaatcaTATCTTTCACAAGATTGGAATATAAGTAATGATAAAACTTCAACTGATATTATACAACAAGTTAAAGAAGCAGCTGAATCTGCTTTATTGCAAACTGGTTTTGTTTATGAAGAAACTTCtggtttatattatgattataatagtggatattattatgatgca aaacaaGGTTTATATTATGATGGTAATACAGgcacatattattattatgatgaaACTAGTGGAACATATCAGTTCCATAGTCAAGCTCTAGTAACTGGGAATGAAGCAGCTGCTCGTGTGCAAGGCAAGAAGGAGCAAAAGACTAGAAAGGCAATTaag gtTTTGGATGACAtacatgaattaataaatggcCTTTCAAAcatatcaattgaaaaatacaggCGTCAAGCACTAG ATTTAGCAAAAACTTATCCACCATGTATGAGAATCATAGTTAAGGAAACCActttactaaaattaaaagttggaAGCCTTTTTCTTGTTGCATACACGGGTGGTTCAATTGGTCGAGAAGGTGATCATTCTGTTGTTATTCCTGATATAAATATCAGTAAA caaCATGCccgttttttatataatgaagataagaaaatatatgaaatcacTGATTTGGGATCAAGAAACGGTACATTTTTAAATGGTAAAAGATTATCTGTGGCTAAACAAGAATCTGATCCTCACGAAGTTTCGCATGGTTCAATTGTGCAAGTTGGAACTACAAAATTATTGTGTCACATTCACAATGGAAATGAAACTTGTGGTCATTGTGAGCCAGGACTTGTTCAACAAAATAGTAATGCAGAAGAAAACAAATCTTCTAAAAAACAGCAACATAAACAAGAATTACGGCGGCTGAAACATAAATTTGGtgtagaaaaagataatgttGCAACTGCTAGTCAAGTAGCATCAGGATATCAAGATCGAGCGCAAAGTCGTAGAAAATGCGTTGGTTCTTTAAATCATCATGCAAAAACACAACAAAGTTCAATGGACAT TTCTATTGCAAAGGACAACAGGGGATTTAAACTTCTATCAAAAATGGGCTGGTCTGAGGGACAATCattaggaaaagaaagagatggTCCAATTGAACCG
- the LOC107995389 gene encoding angiogenic factor with G patch and FHA domains 1 isoform X1, giving the protein MIENNVSSESDEGEIKSDFELDFQDELCNYPHVLRFIQRMRDHIKKRNKKIAKLRNKLNEYESQKLLQKKNLVDYGTQTNPLEYEKESYLSQDWNISNDKTSTDIIQQVKEAAESALLQTGFVYEETSGLYYDYNSGYYYDAKQGLYYDGNTGTYYYYDETSGTYQFHSQALVTGNEAAARVQGKKEQKTRKAIKDEGKKRKLAKREGQSEDELEEGECSSNDSDSSSNDITPELCTSSDSDHEEDQDLAKTYPPCMRIIVKETTLLKLKVGSLFLVAYTGGSIGREGDHSVVIPDINISKQHARFLYNEDKKIYEITDLGSRNGTFLNGKRLSVAKQESDPHEVSHGSIVQVGTTKLLCHIHNGNETCGHCEPGLVQQNSNAEENKSSKKQQHKQELRRLKHKFGVEKDNVATASQVASGYQDRAQSRRKCVGSLNHHAKTQQSSMDISIAKDNRGFKLLSKMGWSEGQSLGKERDGPIEPVSLTNNPSKTGLGATSEFPTIELDSTTEKKQALWRKTQQRYKEISDHAK; this is encoded by the exons atgatagaaaataatgtatCTAGTGAAAGTGATGAAGGAGAAATAAAATCAGATTTTGAATTGGATTTTCAAGATGAACTATGTAATTATCCTCatgttttaagatttattcaaagaatgcgtgatcatattaaaaaacgaaataaaaaaattgccaaGTTACGAAATAAACTCAACGAATat gaGAGTCAGAAATTattgcagaaaaaaaatttagttgaCTATGGAACTCAAACAAATCCTTtggaatatgaaaaagaatcaTATCTTTCACAAGATTGGAATATAAGTAATGATAAAACTTCAACTGATATTATACAACAAGTTAAAGAAGCAGCTGAATCTGCTTTATTGCAAACTGGTTTTGTTTATGAAGAAACTTCtggtttatattatgattataatagtggatattattatgatgca aaacaaGGTTTATATTATGATGGTAATACAGgcacatattattattatgatgaaACTAGTGGAACATATCAGTTCCATAGTCAAGCTCTAGTAACTGGGAATGAAGCAGCTGCTCGTGTGCAAGGCAAGAAGGAGCAAAAGACTAGAAAGGCAATTaag GATGAGGGGAAAAAACGTAAACTTGCGAAAAGAGAAGGACAATCAGAAGATGAACTCGAGGAGGGTGAATGTTCAAGCAATGATAGTGACAGCAGTTCTAATGACATTACTCCAGAATTATGTACTAGTAGTGACAGTGACCATGAAGAAGATCaag ATTTAGCAAAAACTTATCCACCATGTATGAGAATCATAGTTAAGGAAACCActttactaaaattaaaagttggaAGCCTTTTTCTTGTTGCATACACGGGTGGTTCAATTGGTCGAGAAGGTGATCATTCTGTTGTTATTCCTGATATAAATATCAGTAAA caaCATGCccgttttttatataatgaagataagaaaatatatgaaatcacTGATTTGGGATCAAGAAACGGTACATTTTTAAATGGTAAAAGATTATCTGTGGCTAAACAAGAATCTGATCCTCACGAAGTTTCGCATGGTTCAATTGTGCAAGTTGGAACTACAAAATTATTGTGTCACATTCACAATGGAAATGAAACTTGTGGTCATTGTGAGCCAGGACTTGTTCAACAAAATAGTAATGCAGAAGAAAACAAATCTTCTAAAAAACAGCAACATAAACAAGAATTACGGCGGCTGAAACATAAATTTGGtgtagaaaaagataatgttGCAACTGCTAGTCAAGTAGCATCAGGATATCAAGATCGAGCGCAAAGTCGTAGAAAATGCGTTGGTTCTTTAAATCATCATGCAAAAACACAACAAAGTTCAATGGACAT TTCTATTGCAAAGGACAACAGGGGATTTAAACTTCTATCAAAAATGGGCTGGTCTGAGGGACAATCattaggaaaagaaagagatggTCCAATTGAACCG